The following are encoded together in the Streptomyces sp. NBC_00341 genome:
- a CDS encoding FtsK/SpoIIIE domain-containing protein has protein sequence MPDLTLMIEAAGVLSAAGGLGYAKARAPRVFWSLVGLPIARVRFAATYRSTMDVCGLTVQPSRLRAFMVRNVARRQDVQPVPPSVRRVRASSTGMRAILRLPAGLEPADVAAASERLRHAWGVHSVHVVEVKPGFVELRMTGYDVLRRVKMPRRLPRKLAGPLVVPVALREDGTAFVRDYKKVPHGLTVGANQSGKSMYQRNLITGLAKLPVGLIGIDCKRGVEQRGFAPRLSALATTPDEADSLLEVLVREMEERFDILSAHGVSDLWDLPAKVRPVPLIVLVDEVAELFLTAVKKDEERRDRMVMRLVRLAQMARAIGIYLEVCGQRFGSDLGKGATMLRAQLTGRVVHRVNDKQTAEMGLADIAPDAVFAATTIAPDRPGVAVAGDSSGGWSRIRTPEMTATEAVAICREYAHMTPDIAALAPFRPIVRATPAPAAPLAKPRPVTE, from the coding sequence ATGCCGGACCTGACCCTGATGATCGAGGCGGCCGGGGTCTTATCGGCTGCCGGCGGCCTCGGTTACGCGAAGGCTCGCGCACCGCGGGTGTTCTGGTCGCTGGTGGGTCTGCCGATTGCCCGGGTCCGGTTCGCGGCCACGTATCGCTCGACGATGGATGTGTGTGGGCTGACGGTTCAGCCGTCCAGGCTGCGGGCGTTCATGGTCCGCAACGTGGCCCGCCGCCAGGACGTACAGCCGGTTCCCCCGAGTGTCCGCCGGGTCCGCGCTTCCTCGACCGGGATGCGGGCGATACTCCGCCTTCCGGCCGGCTTGGAGCCTGCGGACGTGGCTGCGGCCTCGGAACGGTTGCGGCACGCCTGGGGCGTCCATTCCGTGCACGTTGTGGAGGTCAAGCCCGGCTTCGTCGAACTGCGCATGACCGGGTACGACGTCCTGCGCCGGGTGAAGATGCCGCGCCGACTGCCCCGCAAACTGGCCGGCCCGCTCGTGGTGCCTGTCGCTCTGCGGGAGGACGGTACGGCGTTCGTCCGGGACTACAAGAAGGTCCCGCACGGCCTGACGGTGGGTGCGAATCAGTCGGGCAAGTCGATGTATCAGCGCAACCTGATCACCGGTCTCGCGAAACTCCCGGTCGGATTGATCGGCATCGACTGCAAACGCGGGGTGGAACAGCGTGGGTTCGCACCCCGGCTCTCCGCCCTCGCCACCACCCCGGACGAAGCCGACAGCCTGCTGGAAGTCCTCGTGCGGGAGATGGAGGAGCGCTTCGACATCCTGAGCGCCCACGGAGTCTCCGACCTGTGGGACCTGCCCGCCAAGGTCCGTCCCGTACCCCTGATCGTCCTGGTCGACGAAGTCGCGGAACTCTTCCTGACCGCGGTGAAGAAGGACGAGGAACGCAGAGACCGGATGGTGATGCGCCTGGTCCGCCTCGCCCAGATGGCCCGCGCGATCGGCATCTACCTGGAGGTCTGCGGGCAGCGCTTCGGCTCCGATCTCGGCAAGGGCGCCACCATGCTCCGGGCCCAGCTCACCGGCCGTGTGGTGCACCGCGTCAACGACAAGCAGACCGCCGAAATGGGCCTGGCCGACATCGCCCCGGACGCGGTCTTCGCCGCCACGACCATTGCCCCGGACCGCCCCGGTGTGGCGGTGGCCGGCGACTCCTCCGGGGGCTGGTCCCGCATCCGCACTCCGGAAATGACCGCTACGGAAGCGGTCGCGATCTGCCGCGAGTACGCGCACATGACCCCGGACATCGCCGCGCTGGCCCCGTTCCGCCCGATCGTCCGCGCCACCCCGGCCCCGGCTGCGCCGCTGGCCAAGCCCCGCCCGGTCACCGAGTAA
- a CDS encoding mobile element transfer protein, with protein sequence MPRPNRFTNVIRIGPVQIGTHYDGRGRTKHTAACTAPGCNFSADYHGRAAAELAAKTHRCTA encoded by the coding sequence ATGCCGCGTCCGAACCGCTTCACCAACGTGATCCGCATCGGCCCCGTCCAGATCGGCACCCACTACGACGGCCGCGGCCGGACCAAGCACACCGCCGCCTGCACCGCCCCCGGTTGCAACTTCTCCGCCGACTACCACGGCCGTGCCGCCGCCGAACTCGCCGCCAAAACCCACCGCTGCACGGCCTGA
- a CDS encoding GntR family transcriptional regulator, with protein sequence MSKQPKYRQVADALRREIDSGAYGPGARLPSESELSTRFDASRNTVRSGLSLLVSEGLITSSQGLGYEVREHELFELNASRFENLSFPQTGDAYSTDVTNAGRRPHQTFRVELTTAPEYVAQRLQVDAGSRAVLRFCHRFVDDVPWSTQATHYPDWLVEAAPRLTEPGDIAEGTTRYLTGLGIEQVGYADEIATRMPTPEEARLLDIGAGIPVLLWTRTGYSPERPIRCTITTFRGDLNRMNYEIGDLSARNENDPQ encoded by the coding sequence ATGAGCAAGCAGCCGAAGTACCGACAGGTGGCCGACGCACTGCGTCGTGAGATCGACAGCGGCGCCTACGGTCCCGGCGCGCGGCTCCCTTCAGAGAGCGAACTTTCGACACGGTTCGACGCGTCGAGAAACACTGTCCGATCGGGCCTGAGTCTGCTGGTCAGCGAGGGTTTGATCACGTCAAGCCAAGGGCTTGGCTACGAGGTCCGTGAGCACGAGCTCTTTGAGCTCAACGCTTCCCGCTTCGAGAACCTGAGCTTCCCGCAGACTGGCGACGCCTACTCGACGGACGTGACGAACGCCGGCCGCAGGCCGCACCAAACGTTTCGTGTCGAGCTCACCACCGCCCCCGAGTACGTGGCCCAGCGTCTGCAAGTCGACGCCGGATCCCGAGCCGTCCTCAGGTTCTGCCATCGGTTCGTTGACGATGTCCCATGGTCCACCCAGGCCACTCACTACCCCGATTGGCTGGTAGAGGCAGCCCCCCGGCTGACTGAACCGGGGGATATCGCCGAAGGAACGACCCGCTACCTCACGGGTCTCGGCATCGAGCAGGTCGGATACGCCGACGAGATCGCCACCCGGATGCCGACGCCAGAGGAGGCCCGACTTCTGGACATAGGAGCGGGAATCCCGGTCCTGCTCTGGACCCGAACCGGCTACTCCCCTGAGCGGCCCATTCGCTGCACGATCACGACGTTCCGCGGCGACCTGAACCGGATGAACTACGAGATCGGCGACCTGTCCGCCCGAAACGAGAACGACCCCCAGTGA
- a CDS encoding DUF2637 domain-containing protein, translated as MSRTIRLDAVLVQAVIAGALSFSHLHDLAEAAGQDGWKAWAYPISVDLLLVAAWRRMRTHADNRPAWVWFVIALTASLGANIATAGMLDLGDVPPWLRILVAGWPALAFLGGTLLAHTPTAPAETEPAPSTAPLTAPDPDPAPDVTVQRAPEPAPDPAPELPPAPAPTPAVAVPPALLDHARKVADTHHATTGSRIDTATLRARLGVPAPLADAITAQLA; from the coding sequence ATGTCCCGAACCATCCGACTGGATGCCGTGCTGGTGCAGGCCGTGATCGCCGGTGCGCTGTCGTTCTCGCACCTTCATGACCTGGCCGAAGCGGCTGGACAGGACGGCTGGAAGGCCTGGGCCTACCCGATCAGCGTGGACCTGCTCCTGGTCGCCGCCTGGCGCCGGATGCGCACCCACGCCGACAACCGCCCGGCCTGGGTCTGGTTCGTCATCGCCCTGACCGCATCCCTCGGCGCGAACATCGCGACCGCCGGAATGCTCGACCTCGGCGACGTCCCGCCCTGGCTCCGCATCCTCGTCGCCGGCTGGCCCGCCCTCGCCTTCCTCGGCGGAACACTCCTCGCCCACACCCCCACGGCACCCGCCGAGACCGAACCGGCCCCATCCACTGCACCGCTGACCGCCCCGGACCCCGACCCGGCCCCGGACGTCACGGTCCAGCGGGCTCCCGAACCGGCCCCGGACCCTGCGCCCGAACTCCCGCCGGCCCCTGCCCCAACCCCGGCTGTCGCTGTTCCTCCGGCGCTGCTCGATCACGCCCGGAAGGTCGCCGACACCCACCACGCCACGACCGGCTCCCGCATCGACACGGCGACCCTCCGCGCTCGCCTCGGTGTCCCCGCCCCGCTGGCTGACGCCATCACGGCCCAACTCGCCTGA
- a CDS encoding GNAT family N-acetyltransferase, with protein sequence MKITTAVPGDLDQLLAFREEAASWISELGSDQWSRPYPADRLLLTIEAGTVFMLRDGSRTAGTITLTPEAEEGLWTPEELGEASIFVNKLTVSRDYAGKDLGGRLLDWAGDRAYQSSAKWLRLDAWTNNAALQRYYLQHGFEHVRTVREGGAINGGPRVSGWLAQRPASPAQHGFEDQTPGPKPFGT encoded by the coding sequence GTGAAGATCACAACCGCAGTACCGGGCGACTTGGACCAGCTTCTGGCGTTCCGGGAAGAAGCCGCATCCTGGATCAGCGAACTGGGCAGCGACCAGTGGAGCCGGCCATACCCTGCCGATCGCCTGTTGCTGACCATCGAGGCTGGCACAGTCTTCATGCTCCGCGACGGCAGCCGGACCGCTGGGACCATCACTCTCACGCCAGAGGCGGAAGAGGGGTTGTGGACGCCCGAGGAGTTGGGGGAGGCATCCATCTTCGTCAACAAGCTGACAGTGTCCCGCGATTACGCGGGGAAGGATCTTGGAGGCAGGCTCCTCGATTGGGCGGGAGATCGCGCCTACCAATCGTCGGCCAAGTGGCTCCGCCTTGACGCATGGACCAACAACGCCGCACTTCAGCGCTACTACCTACAGCATGGCTTCGAGCACGTTCGGACTGTCCGGGAAGGCGGCGCCATCAACGGCGGCCCACGCGTCTCAGGCTGGCTTGCCCAGCGCCCTGCTTCCCCCGCCCAGCACGGGTTCGAGGACCAGACGCCTGGCCCCAAGCCCTTTGGCACCTGA
- the repSA gene encoding replication initiator protein RepSA, translating to MNTTATAAGLDPATLADVLRVAGSTGFDRWEEQIRRTGGCAQPIHLTGATKTTDRATGTLLHHYTTDTEPGGRLRIACGNRRASRCPACAWTYAGDTYHLIRAGLTGDPDKGTPHTIRDHPRVFATLTAPSFGAVHNRPGNRPCRCGTHHPDNATELGTPINPATYDYAGAVLWNNHASDLWRYFTIYLRREIARRAGLTQKAAREQSRLSFGKVAEYQKRGAVHFHAVIRFDGPDGPDSPPPAWATLDLLDGAIRAAAARVEVVVPPNEEAGFPTAWVLRWGTQLDVQPIGAFGNGEDLTEQAVASYVAKYATKAAETTGTVDHRVGNKEALILLDVPEHPRRLIEACLDLHHAYPDRKLRDWAHMLGFRGHFSTKSRMYSTTLGALRQVRADYRAAQQRTALGLPDPDDHPEATTLTLAHWTYAGHGHTPGESWLAANIHRDIQHNRDTAREARAELEATTEGEW from the coding sequence ATGAATACGACCGCCACCGCGGCGGGCCTGGACCCGGCCACCCTCGCCGACGTGCTGAGGGTGGCCGGGTCCACCGGCTTCGACCGCTGGGAAGAACAGATCCGCCGCACCGGAGGATGCGCCCAACCCATCCACCTCACCGGCGCCACCAAGACCACCGACCGAGCAACCGGCACCCTCCTGCACCACTACACGACCGACACCGAGCCCGGCGGCCGGTTACGCATCGCCTGCGGCAACCGCCGCGCCTCCCGCTGCCCCGCCTGCGCCTGGACCTACGCCGGCGACACCTACCACCTCATCCGCGCCGGCCTCACCGGCGACCCGGACAAGGGCACCCCGCACACCATCCGCGACCACCCGCGGGTCTTCGCGACCCTCACCGCTCCGTCGTTCGGTGCGGTCCACAACCGGCCCGGGAACCGGCCCTGCCGCTGCGGCACCCACCACCCCGACAACGCCACCGAACTCGGCACCCCCATCAACCCCGCGACGTACGACTACGCCGGGGCCGTGCTCTGGAACAACCACGCATCCGACCTCTGGCGCTACTTCACGATCTACCTCCGCCGCGAAATCGCCCGTCGCGCCGGCCTCACCCAGAAGGCTGCCCGCGAACAGTCCCGGCTGTCCTTCGGGAAGGTCGCGGAGTACCAGAAGCGCGGAGCGGTCCACTTCCACGCCGTGATCCGCTTCGACGGACCCGACGGCCCGGACTCACCCCCGCCGGCCTGGGCGACCCTCGACCTGCTCGACGGCGCCATCCGTGCCGCGGCGGCTCGCGTGGAAGTCGTCGTGCCCCCGAACGAGGAGGCTGGCTTCCCCACGGCCTGGGTGCTGCGCTGGGGCACGCAGCTCGACGTCCAGCCCATCGGCGCGTTCGGGAACGGCGAAGACCTCACAGAGCAGGCGGTGGCCTCCTACGTCGCCAAGTACGCCACCAAGGCGGCGGAGACGACCGGCACCGTGGACCACCGCGTGGGCAACAAGGAAGCGCTGATCCTCCTCGACGTCCCCGAGCACCCCCGCCGGCTCATCGAAGCGTGCCTCGACCTCCACCATGCCTACCCGGACCGCAAGCTTCGGGACTGGGCTCACATGCTCGGCTTCCGCGGCCACTTCTCCACGAAGTCGCGCATGTACTCCACCACCCTTGGAGCTCTGCGTCAGGTACGCGCCGACTACCGCGCCGCCCAACAACGCACCGCGCTCGGCCTCCCGGATCCGGACGACCACCCCGAGGCAACGACGCTCACGCTCGCGCACTGGACCTACGCCGGCCACGGCCACACCCCCGGCGAATCCTGGCTCGCCGCCAACATCCACCGCGACATCCAGCACAACCGCGACACCGCCCGTGAAGCACGTGCCGAACTCGAAGCAACCACCGAAGGGGAGTGGTGA